From the Oryzias latipes chromosome 22, ASM223467v1 genome, one window contains:
- the LOC111946869 gene encoding uncharacterized protein LOC111946869 — MRTPPAILKFYLRLGIVMNTRTGNTNCLWKRDFVLLIFTGLMVLLIYSLTTEKIRTERILVSKLQEKPVLCPVAISEESITPLKNTKHYLVSAFMDQRVKGFDIRIIGIFKRDSINPLHCSFCCGGVCNKTSPATILPHSDHFGFPYTATDVLCQIPKNCDPSSVTVLTQPSSNASDHVFIPIRNKKEEIRFNFTVCISSLFGDYNNVLQFAQTLEMYKLLGVNRVVIYNTSCGPELERLLQSYRQEGFVEMVPWPIDRFLNPSRGWLFSKHGGDLHYFGQIVTLNECMYRSMERSRYVLLNDIDEIIMPYKHENLVSLMNSLEPQHSNVGEFLIENHIFPKKHFEPSGRFHLPQWEKVPGINILEHIYREDPERGVYHPHKMIVKPKLIEQTSVHEVLRKFGERYKVPLEVCRIIHVCVSMRGYLKLEELNEDKRLWD; from the exons ATGCGGACACCGCCTGCAATTCTAAAA TTCTACCTCAGATTGGGAATCGTCATGAATACTAGGACAGGAAACACAAACTGCCTCTGGAAGAGAGATTTTGTCCTTCTCATCTTTACTGGGCTCATGGTCTTGCTCATCTACAGCCTGACCACAGAAAAAATTAGAACAGAAAGGATTTTAGTCTCAAAGCTTCAAGAAAAACCCGTCCTTTGCCCAGTAGCAATCTCAGAGGAGAGCATCACTCCACTCAAAAATACCAAACACTACCTGGTGTCAGCCTTCATGGACCAGAGAGTGAAGGGTTTCGACATACGCATCATTGGCATTTTCAAGAGAGACTCCATAAATCCTCTTCACTGCTCTTTCTGCTGTGGTGGTGTGTGTAACAAAACCTCCCCAGCCACCATTCTCCCACACAGTGATCACTTTGGTTTTCCTTACACTGCCACAGATGTCCTGTGTCAGATCCCCAAAAACTGCGATCCTTCTTCTGTCACTGTTCTGACTCAGCCGTCATCGAATGCGTCTGACCATGTATTCATTCctataagaaacaaaaaagaggaaataaggTTCAACTTCACCGTCTGTATCTCCAGCCTGTTTGGAGATTACAACAACGTGCTTCAGTTTGCACAGACTCTGGAAATGTACAA GTTGCTTGGTGTGAACAGAGTGGTGATCTACAACACCAGCTGTGGTCCAGAACTGGAACGTCTTTTACAAAGTTACAGACAGGAGGGTTTTGTTGAAATGGTTCCATGGCCCATAGACAGGTTTCTGAATCCATCTAGGGGTTGGCTTTTCTCAAAACATGGAGGAGACTTGCATTACTTTGGACAGATCGTGACCCTTAATGAATGCATGTATCGGTCCATGGAGCGTTCACGCTATGTCCTGCTGAATGACATAGATGAGATCATAATGCCATATAAACACGAAAACCTGGTGTCTCTGATGAACTCGCTGGAACCACAACATTCAAAT GTTGGAGAGTTCCTCATTGAGAACCATATCTTTCCCAAAAAGCACTTTGAACCAAGTGGGAGGTTTCATCTTCCCCAGTGGGAGAAGGTTCCAGGAATCAACATTCTGGAGCACATCTACAGAGAAGACCCAGAAAGAGGGGTTTACCATCCACATAAGATGATAGTAAAACCAAA GTTGATAGAGCAGACCTCAGTGCATGAAGTCCTTAGGAAGTTTGGAGAACGTTACAAAGTTCCACTGGAGGTCTGTCGCATTATTCACGTTTGTGTATCTATGCGTGGATATTTGAAGTTGGAGGAGCTTAATGAAGACAAACGACTTTGGGAC